Genomic window (Chitinophagales bacterium):
ACCGGGCAACATCATCATGGCCTATTCAGGCTTGTATGCGCATAAACCCGGCAATGTTGGCATAGGTACCGATGATGCCAGCCTGGCAAAGTTGGTGGTATCAGGAAACGTTGGAAAAACCACTGCCATTTTCGGACAAGGCTCTTCCGGAATTTCCATAGTACAGAATTATCCGGCTATCGGATTAAATGCTTACTACGCAACCAATACATGGAAATCTATGAGTACCGGATACTCAGCTCAAATCAGCCTGGATCCTGTATCCGGTAACCTGCTGTTTTATACCGGTTCGAATACGTTAGCGGCCAATCAAACAGTTTCGCAAACACTTCCTTTGTTTATTACCAATGACGGCAGGGTGATCATCAACGCACCGGAAATCAACAGCACCCTGGCAGTAAAGAAGGTAGCAAACGCTGATGATGCAGCCAGTTTCGAGGGTACTGAGGTATTCTCCCATTTTGCTTATGGTTTTGATGAAACCACTTTTATCCGGGGCGGTAAAGCAACTTCCAATGTGATCATTGCTGATATAGGCAACAACGTGGGAATCGGCACTGCCAATCCAAACTACAAGCTGGATGTGTGCGGCATAATACGGGGAAAGGAAGTAAGAGTGGAAGCGGGTTGGTGCGACTATGTTTTTGCAGATGATTATAAACTGCCGTCACTAAAGTATGTGGAAACCTTTATTAAGGAAAACAAGCACTTGCCTGATGTTACACCGGGAGCTGTTATTGAAAATGAAGGATTGGAATTAGGCAAAACCTCAGCTCAAATGATTAAGAAGATTGAGGAGCTTACCCTATACGTGATTGAATTGCAAAAGCAGGTGGATGAGTTAAAGAGTAATAAGAAATAGTTTCTTATCGAACATTGAAATTGTATTTGAAAAACAGCTCAACCTCATCGTCATGAAAAATGTAATAAATGAAAAAATAGTCCGGCGCATCGGACTGCTCACGATTTGTTGGATCGCAGGATTCCACAACAGCTCTGCTCAACCGGCAGCGAATAATACCTGGCACACCCTGGATAAGATTTGCAGGATACATGATGCCGGATCATTCCTGTTCTTCAGAGAAGAATTGAAGATCAATCCGCATAACATTTTTGAAACCTATAAAAGCAATTTTGGATTACAGCAAGAAGACGAAATGAATTTGTATCGTACTCAGGAGCATACTACTGCCGGCGTAACCATCTACCGGTATCAGCAATATCACAACGGCATTAAAGTGCACGGTGCAGTGATGAATATTTTTGAGAAAAATGGAAATGCTGAAAAGGCAAACGGACGCCTTATCAGAAATCTTGAAGACCGTGAACCGCTGCTAAGTGGAGAAGATGCGGTCCGGATCGCTTTGCAAAACATCGATCCGCAAGAGTACCAGTGGACAGATCCTGTGTTGGTTTCCCGGTTTTCTGCGAAAGAAAAACTGTCCGGTAAAAAGCTGGAACCAGATCCCAAACTGGTTTATATGTATCACAAAAAATCAGAACGGAAAGCATTTGATAATACTGCCTACGAATTGTGCTGGAGCGTAGAGCTCAACCTGAAACACGGCGCATCAAAAAATGTTTTTATCAGTGCAGCTACCGGACAACTGGTGAATGAATTACCGATCTCACTGAACTGCAACAACTGGGACTTTATTCTACCTTTCAATGGCGTGCAGCCGGTATTATTTTCATTAAATGGTAACTTATGCACGCCTTATGGTAATACAGATCAATTTATCTGCACAGATTATGCCGGAGACATTGAAATTCATACGGAAGATTACGACAACGACGGAGAGATCTGCTTTGACCATGGTTATTATTTTCCATTGCAATTGACCGGAGTTAAGGGTGATGGTGCCCAGGCACAATGGGGAATTCAAAAGGCTTTGGACTATTACTGGATGACCTTTGACTGGAGAAGCTATGATGACAACTACGCAGATCTTGATGTAAACGTGAATGTCAGCTTCTCCGATAACAATGGAAACAATGCTGCTTACGATGAAACCTGGGAAGATTTTGACTTTGGCTACGGTAATGATAAAAACAACGAATTCGATTCCTACACCTGCCTTGACATAGTGACCCATGAGTATACACATGGTGTGGATGATTATACTGCAGACCTGGATTATTCTGATGAGTCAGGAGCCTTAGATGAATCATATGCAGATATTATGGGTGAAATATTAGAAGCAGACCTTGAGCGGGATCCTTATGATTTTACCTTAGACGCAACTGACTTTGACTGGCTTGTGGGCGCAGATAAAAGCACCGGCTATATCAGGAGCATGAACTTTCCGTCACTTAAAAATGATCCTGATACTTACAAAGGAGGTTTCTGGTGCGACTACGAAAACAGTGCTTATAGCTGCACATCTGAAGATCACGGAGGTGTACATACCAACAGCGGGGTTCAGAATTTTATGTTTTATCTGTTGGCAACAGGTGGAATCGGAACCAATGATAATGGCACTCCATATAATGTAACTCCAATTGATATACACGATGCGGAAGACATCGCTTTTCTCTCTCACACTTATTTATGGGGCTCAGCAGAATACGGCGATGCACGGGATGCCTGGATACAGGCTGCCATTGATTTATTCGGTAACTGCAGCCAGCAGGCCATTTCTGTTGCCGAAGCATGGCGGGCAGTTGGAGTAGGGCTTGACGAGTATGGATACGATCTGAACCTGTGCAACTTTATTCCTGTGGGAACCTGGAGTGCCATCAATGACATCACTACCAACGGGACTGGTTGCAATCTGAATGCTATACCTGTCCTTGGAAACATTTACTTCGTGGCAGGCAACCAGATTATTTTCCAAGGAGGAACGATATTGAGTGCTATCGGCAGCAACATCATTGATGTTTTTGTCAATCCATGCAACCTTACCATACATGATAAGAACAGCAGCACCGGACCATTAATAACTTCGGGGGAATCCGTTAACGACAGCAGGGATGAAATAACCATCAGCGTCTATCCCAATCCGGCCAGTGACCGCATTACCGTAAAAATAGCCGGTGCAAACGCTCATACTGCGTTGAAAATCTATAACAGTATGATGCAACTGGTCAGGACAATTAATTTTTCTGATGGAACCGAAAATGAAATAGAAACAAATGATCTGACTTCCGGAATATATTTTATAGCCGCATCAGCAGGAGCACGATCGGATATTGCAAAGCTGGTGATCAGCAGGTAAATTCCGGTTGACAAATAGATTTCCAAACCGGCCCTGCACTTACGTGCGGGGCTTTTATTTATCCGGACTTCAGGAGGGTACATACCTGATTGTCGCTGACCGGAGCTGTCATGCCGAATTGATTTCGGCATCCCGGCTTAATCGAAAGATCCCGAAACAAGTTCGGGACCACAGCAATGATTATCCTTAAGCGACAATTTGGTAAGCACGCCTTCATTAATATCTCGGCATCATCAATTCAATACTTGTACCTTTTCCGGATTCGGAAATTATCCTAAGTATTCCCTTAATCTCTTCCGCCCGGTGTTGCATGTTGATCAGACCACCGCGATGTATTATTTCCTGCTGATTAAACCCCTTTCCGTTATCCGTAATTTTCAAACAGATATTTTTCTCATCAAAAGTGAGCGAGACACATGCTTTGGTACATGCTGAATATTTTGAAAGATTGTTTACTGCTTCCTTAAAAATGAGGTACAGGTTGTTTTTTACATCCATGGAAAGCTTCATGGTTGATTTTTCATCCGGAAAATCAAAAACATAGTCAATATTCTTTGCTTCCAGGATGGTGGTTGCATATTCCCTCATCCGGCTCATTACTTCTTCCATGGTATCGTTGCCGGGATTGATGTTCCAGATAATATCACTCATGCTGTCCAGCAAGCGCTGGCTGCGTTCATTTATTTTTTCCAGGGAAGCTTTGGTTTTTTCATCACCCGAAGCAGCAATATTTTTCTGAACAGTACGGCTGAGGATGTTGATACTGCTCAGGGTACTTCCGATATCATCATGCAAATCACGGCTCAACCGGTTGCGGATCAGCTCCATTTCCATTTTGCGTTTTAAACGGAAGCGGCTGATTAAAACACCAATCAAAGCCATTAATAACGCAGCTCCGAAAATCAGTGCGTTGCGGATTATTTTTTGATTTTTAATCTCCTGTTGCGCAACTGCATCTTTTTGTTCCTGCGCCTTCATGCGCTTTAATTCGTCCTCTTCATTTTCAAACTGCACTTTCATTTGCTCTATTTTTGCTTTCGTCTCTGCAAAGTTTATCCTCGCGACTTCTTCATTGTAAATATTGAGGCTGGTATATGCTTTTGTAAAATCTCCGGTCGCCGCATAATATTTATACCTCGACTTGTATAAATCCACTCTTGAAGTGCAGACATATCCGCAGGTGGTGTCTATTCTTAATCCTTCCCTTAGCGCAGCTTTTGCCCTTGCATATTCCCGCTTTTCCAGCAATACATTGACATAGTAAGAAATAGTCGAAAGGCGCAAGTCATTGCCATCTATCGTATTGCCAAGGGACGGACCGTTAAGTAGCTTCATATAATAGCTCACTGAATCAATATTTCCGTTTTGAGTTTTGTCGTACAAGTAGATCTGATACAGGGTATTTACTTTGATAAAGTCAATCTCAGAAAATAAAAACGGATACCGGTCCATAAACCAGTGGTAATAATAATTTAAGGAATCAGCATTCTGCAATGCATGGTAGCACATGAACAAATTCACTATGTTCTTGCTTTTTTCCGTCTCATTTGATCTTTCCAATGCTTTTTTGAAATATACAATGGCCTTATCATAATCGTTATAGCTCCCCATGTAAATATTTCCGATTCGTTTACTGGTGATACATTGGCCCAAGCTGTCGTTTTGTTGCTCAAATTCGCTGTACACGGTGAGCATATCAGGCAATGCGATCAAATACTCATCTATGTCGCAATAGTACCTCGCCCTAAGGTATTTAGCCCACGTTTTTACCCTTTTGTTTGCTGTTACATCCGCCAATATTTCTATTTGCCGCAGCACGTTTGCGGTGTAATTATTTCCATTTAAGTCGCAGGGAACAGACTGTGTCGCGACCAGGGCTGACGAATATGCAAGGCCCACCATCTGAGGATATTGGTTCGCAAGATCTTCATTGTTAAAATACCGTATTTCACGGATACAATAAGCCGTATCACTCAACATGCCTGCGTGATAAAAAATACTATCGCATCGTTGCATTACTTCGATACTGTCGAATAATTTCTTGCCGGTAGCATTAGTTTTTATCTGCGTGGAATTGTTACACCCAAACAATACGAATCCAAAACAGGAAATGAGAATATGCTTCAAAATTTTTGATTGTATGCTTCCGGCCATCACACTAACAAATTAGACAATTTTATTCTGAATTGCCTTGGCCACGGCTTCGCTTTTCGAATTGACATGAAGCTTGGAGTAGATATTCTTGATGTGAAAGCGCAATGTTTCAACGCTTACATTCATTTCGTTCGCCGCCATCTTATAGCTGTAACCACGCACGAGCAGTGACAGCGCATCGTGTTCCCGTGGGGTCAGCGCCTGCAATTCCGCTGCTTGCTGAAATGGTTTTGAGAAAAGCTTCAGCACCTGTTTTGCAATGGAAGGCGTCATCGGCGCGCCGCCGGAATGCGCTTCCCTGATGGCATCAATTATTTTTTCCGGAACTGTGCGTTTTAAAATATAACCGCTTGCGCCAAAGCAGACCGATTGAAATACACGTTCATTGTCATCAAATACCGTCAGCATCAGCACGGTTACTTCATTGCCTGCTGCCCGCAAATTGCGCAAGCCCTGCAATCCGTTTTCAACAGGCATGTCAATATCCATCAACACCACATCCGGCTGATGAAAGTTTACGTTTCTCACCACATTTTTGCAGTTGTTGTAAACCTCCACCAATTCCATTCCGTCGGTATTGCTGATCAGTTCGCTCAGGCTATCGATAAAGTCAAGGTTGTCCTCAAAAAGCAACACGCGTATCATTCAGGCTATTTAGTTGGATATAGATGGAGTGCGATGAAAATTTTTTTCGAAAGTAAAATAGTGAATAGGTCCTGAACTGATTCCCCCATATTTGGGTAGTATATTCATTTCCCTCATTTCAATAAGAAGTCAATTTCCTTTCCGGTCATAGGGAATATAATTTTCCCAATACCAGGGAGTAAAAGTGTCACCGATCGCAATTTCCAGTAATGATTTAAAAATGCTTTCAGCATTGTCACTATTGCTGAGTATTAGTATGGCTGTTCCCTGTTTTGGAAATAAAATGCAGTAATGCTGAAAACCATCTCCATGCCCTTCTTTGAAAGCACCTGCCCCATAGGGCGATTGCA
Coding sequences:
- a CDS encoding response regulator transcription factor → MIRVLLFEDNLDFIDSLSELISNTDGMELVEVYNNCKNVVRNVNFHQPDVVLMDIDMPVENGLQGLRNLRAAGNEVTVLMLTVFDDNERVFQSVCFGASGYILKRTVPEKIIDAIREAHSGGAPMTPSIAKQVLKLFSKPFQQAAELQALTPREHDALSLLVRGYSYKMAANEMNVSVETLRFHIKNIYSKLHVNSKSEAVAKAIQNKIV
- a CDS encoding M4 family metallopeptidase, which codes for MKNVINEKIVRRIGLLTICWIAGFHNSSAQPAANNTWHTLDKICRIHDAGSFLFFREELKINPHNIFETYKSNFGLQQEDEMNLYRTQEHTTAGVTIYRYQQYHNGIKVHGAVMNIFEKNGNAEKANGRLIRNLEDREPLLSGEDAVRIALQNIDPQEYQWTDPVLVSRFSAKEKLSGKKLEPDPKLVYMYHKKSERKAFDNTAYELCWSVELNLKHGASKNVFISAATGQLVNELPISLNCNNWDFILPFNGVQPVLFSLNGNLCTPYGNTDQFICTDYAGDIEIHTEDYDNDGEICFDHGYYFPLQLTGVKGDGAQAQWGIQKALDYYWMTFDWRSYDDNYADLDVNVNVSFSDNNGNNAAYDETWEDFDFGYGNDKNNEFDSYTCLDIVTHEYTHGVDDYTADLDYSDESGALDESYADIMGEILEADLERDPYDFTLDATDFDWLVGADKSTGYIRSMNFPSLKNDPDTYKGGFWCDYENSAYSCTSEDHGGVHTNSGVQNFMFYLLATGGIGTNDNGTPYNVTPIDIHDAEDIAFLSHTYLWGSAEYGDARDAWIQAAIDLFGNCSQQAISVAEAWRAVGVGLDEYGYDLNLCNFIPVGTWSAINDITTNGTGCNLNAIPVLGNIYFVAGNQIIFQGGTILSAIGSNIIDVFVNPCNLTIHDKNSSTGPLITSGESVNDSRDEITISVYPNPASDRITVKIAGANAHTALKIYNSMMQLVRTINFSDGTENEIETNDLTSGIYFIAASAGARSDIAKLVISR